The Podospora bellae-mahoneyi strain CBS 112042 chromosome 7, whole genome shotgun sequence genome includes a window with the following:
- the YKT6 gene encoding palmitoyltransferase (COG:U; BUSCO:EOG09264CP4; EggNog:ENOG503NYFR), translated as MKLYYVGVLDNTKSPAIQLCAEHELSEFSRFTRDEYGKFMTMISKTVAERTKPGQRQSVEEQDYVVHCYARSEGVAGVVITKDYPHIAAHSVLSKLMDQFLSEVPLSTVQAAKNNGDVFFPALKDYLNNYQDANNASSIAKIQQELDETKIVLHKAIDSVLQRGEKLDDLVAKSSDLSAQSKMFYKSAKKQNSCCLVM; from the exons ATGAAGCTCTACTACGTCGGCGTGCTGGACAACACCAAGTCCCCCGCCATCCAGCTATGCGCCGAGCACGAGCTCAGCGAGTTCTCTCGCTTCACGCGGGATGAGTATGGCAAGTTCATGACCATGATCAGCAAGACGGTGGCGGAGCGGACAAAGCCTGGGCAGAGGCAGAGtgtggaggagcagg ACTATGTCGTCCACTGCTACGCCCGCTCCGAAGGCGTCGCCGGCGTGGTCATCACCAAGGACTACCCCCACATTGCCGCCCACAGCgtcctctccaagctcatGGACCAGTTCCTCTCCGAAGTCCCACTATCCACCGTCCAGGCCGCCAAGAACAACGGCGACGTTTTCTTCCCGGCGTTGAAGGACTATCTGAACAACTACCAAGACGCAAACAATGCGAGCAGCATCGCCAAGATCCAGCAGGAACTGGACGAGACGAAGATTGTGTTGCATAAGGCTATTGATAGC GTCCTGCAACGCGGCGAGAAGTTGGATGACTTGGTGGCCAAGAGCTCTGATTTGAGCGCGCAGAGCAAGATGTTTTACAAGTCGGCTAAGAAGCAGAATTCGTGCTGCTTGGTTATGTAA
- a CDS encoding hypothetical protein (COG:H; EggNog:ENOG503NV9S): MGAVARCLSQRIRLGTLHTPTTNRRPRTTPSQFRGVASATLAHPFQGVQTFSASPAPSPAVDEPLPQPPSPHRLPPSPADRGSRVIRPTPPPSSSSRKDRIREARPFSDFLTDNFDRQHDYLRISVTERCNLRCLYCMPEEGVPLSPQKELLTTPEIVMLSSLFVSQGVTKIRLTGGEPTVRRDIVPLMQQIGALRAHGLRELCLTTNGLSLHRKLDAMVEAGLTGVNLSLDTLDQWQYQLMTRRAGFSAVQKTIDRIFELNRAGAGIKFKINCVVMRGVNDREILPFVEMTREKDVEVRFIEYMPFDGNKWSKGKMFSYQEMLDLIRSRYPDLQREAGHKNDTSKTFQVPGFVGKLGFVTSMTHNFCGTCNRLRITSDGNLKVCLFGNAEVSVRDILRKVNGGEPIDEEALELLQQTALDGLKQSSQLLVPNSEELLNVIGMAVKRKKEKHAGLGELEHMKNRPMILIDPPATFQRHHSRWHHHIGFAPSTSLTNKGPAPLSGFSVPGSGSTSGFQQLRLFTSTSRQFRQDGKDNDSKGPKLTHVTSSGEAHMVSISDKTTTKRVATAKCTVYFSDPAVLKLIKENQMKKGDVLGVARIAGIMAAKRTPDLVPLCHPIALTHAEVELAPVEANIEDETNGQNKGGAIEITATVSCDGKTGVEMEALTAASTAALTVYDMCKAVDKAMVIEGLRVVLKEGGKSGRWEMP; the protein is encoded by the exons ATGGGTGCGGTTGCGCGCTGTCTGTCCCAGCGCATCCGGCTCGGGACGCTGCATACGCCAACGACGAATAGAAGGCCCCGAACGACTCCGTCACAATTTCGAGGTGTTGCGTCGGCGACTCTCGCCCATCCCTTCCAAGGGGTCCAGACGTTTTCTGCTTCGCCTGCGCCGTCACCAGCTGTCGACgaacctcttcctcaacctccatcaccacaccgaCTGCCCCCCAGCCCTGCTGACCGCGGCTCCCGGGTTATTAGACCGACGCCCCCGCCCTCATCGAGCTCTCGCAAGGATCGCATCCGCGAGGCCAGGCCCTTCTCCGATTTCCTCACGGATAACTTCGATCGCCAGCACGACTACTTGCGCATCTCCGTAACTGAGCGATGCAACCTACGATGTCTATACTGCATGCCGGAAGAGGGTGTGCCCCTCTCGCCTCAGAAGGagctcctcaccacccccgaaATTGTGATGCTCTCGTCTCTGTTTGTGTCCCAGGGCGTTACCAAAATTCGTCTGACGGGAGGCGAGCCCACTGTGCGGCGGGATATTGTGCCTTTGATGCAGCAGATCGGAGCCCTGCGAGCCCACGGCCTTCGCGAGCtctgcctcaccaccaatggCCTATCGCTCCACCGCAAACTGGACGCCATGGTAGAGGCTGGCTTGACGGGAGTCAACCTGTCTCTCGACACTCTGGACCAATGGCAGTATCAGTTGATGACGCGGCGGGCGGGATTCAGCGCCGTACAGAAGACTATCGACCGCATTTTCGAGCTGAACCGCGCGGGCGCGGGCATCAAGTTCAAGATCAACTGTGTGGTCATGCGCGGGGTGAACGACCGGGAGATTCTGCCATTTGTGGAAATGACGCGGGAGAAGGATGTCGAGGTGCGCTTCATTGAGTACATGCCGTTTGACGGCAACAAGTGGAGCAAGGGCAAGATGTTCAGCTACCAAGAGATGCTGGACCTGATCCGCTCCCGGTATCCGGACCTTCAAAGGGAGGCGGGCCACAAGAACGACACAAGCAAGACCTTCCAGGTGCCAGGCTTTGTTGGCAAGCTTGGGTTCGTCACGAGCATGACCCACAACTTTTGCGGGACATGCAACAGGCTCCGGATCACCAGTGACGGCAACCTAAAGGTGTGCCTCTTTGGGAATGCCGAGGTTTCCGTAAGAGACATCTTGCGAAAGGTGAACGGGGGCGAGCCAATCGACGAGGAAGCCTTGGAGTTGCTGCAGCAAACTGCCCTGGACGGCTTGAAACAATCATCACAGCTGTTGGTACCCAACTCTGAGGAGCTCCTCAACGTGATTGGTATGGCTGTAAAgcggaagaaggaaaagcaCGCTGGCCTCGGCGAGCTGGAGCATATGAAAAACAGGCCTATGATACTGATCG ATCCGCCAGCCACGTTTCAGCGGCACCATTCTCGGTGGCATCATCACATCGGTTTCGCGCCAAGTACCAGCCTTACCAACAAGGGACCAGCACCGCTCAGCGGCTTTTCGGTCCCGGGCTCTGGCAGCACCTCTGGTTTCCAGCAGCTACGCCTCTTCACGAGCACATCTCGACAGTTCCGTCAGGATGGCAAGGACAACGATTCCAAAGGTCCGAAACTGACGCATGTCACCTCTTCTGGAGAGGCCCATATGGTCTCGATTTCAGACAAGACGACCACAAAACGCGTGGCCACAGCCAAATGTACTGTGTACTTCTCGGACCCGGCGGTTCTCAAACTTATCAAAGAGAATCAAATGAAAAAGGGAGATGTGCTCGGAGTGGCGAGGATAGCGGGCATCATGGCGGCGAAACGGACGCCGGACCTCGTTCCGCTGTGCCATCCTATTGCTCTGACGCATGCCGAGGTCGAGCTGGCGCCTGTGGAAGCAAACATTGAAGACGAAACCAATGGCCAGAACAAGGGAGGCGCGATTGAGATTACGGCAACAGTTTCTTGTGATGGCAAAACGGGCGTGGAGATGGAAGCGCTCACAGCTGCGTCAACCGCTGCCCTGACAGTCTACGACATGTGTAAAGCGGTCGACAAGGCAATGGTCATTGAGGGCTTGAGAGTGGTTCTCAAGGAGGGTGGCAAGAGCGGAAGATGGGAGATGCCATGA